Genomic DNA from Methylocystis sp. MJC1:
CCTGATGCGCAATCTCGCGCCCACGGAAGCGAAGGGTCACCTTGACCTTGTCGCCTTCCTCGAAGAAACGCTGAACCGCCTTCATCTTGACGTCGTAGTCATGCTCATCGATGCCGGGGCGGAGCTTGATTTCCTTGACCTCGACCACCTTCTGCTTCTTACGGGCCTCGGCGGCTTTCTTCTGCTCGGCGAAGCGGAAACGGCCGTAGTCGAGGATTTTGCAGACGGGAGGCGTCGAGTTCGGCGCGATCTCGACGAGATCGAGCCCGGCCTGCTCGGCCATGCCCAGCGCGTCCAGCAATTGGACGACGCCGTGATTCTTTCCTTCGGAATCGATCAACTGCACTTCACGGGCGCGAATTTCTCGGTTGGTGCGCGGGCCTTCTTTTTGCGGCGCCGCGGTGCTCTTCATTGGCCTGCGAATGGATCTTTACTCCTTTAAGGGGCCGAAACCTCGGCCGCGATTCAAAAACTGCGCATCTTGCGCGGGATAGATTTTCGGACGGATATCCGGAGCGGGGGAGATTCTCACGACTGCGCGGCAAGTCAACAGGTGAAATGGGCATTTGCGCCATTATTCACGCGGAAAAGCGCATTAAAGGAAATCATTGATGATTGAGGCGAGCTTTTGGGGCGCGTCTTCGGGCGAGAAATGGCTCACGCCCGGCAGGCGCTCAATGCGAAGATTCGCAACGTAACGATCTGTACCTTCGAGACACGCTCGGTCCAAAGCGACGTCGCGGAGGCCCCAGACGATCAGCGTCGGCGTCTCGATGGGCGCGGCGAGCGCGGCGCGCGCCGCAACCGCGTCCCATAGGGCGCGGCGATACCAGTTGAGCATGGCCGTCATTGCGCCGGGCGAAGCGGCGTTGTCGCGGTAGATGTCCATGGCGTCGTCGCAGATCGCGTCCGGCCGCCGCGCCGCATTGCGGATCAGCGCCGCCGTCAAATAGCCCCGTCCGAGCGACAACAGCCAGTCGGGAAGCACTGGGATCTGGAACAAGGCGACATAGAACGATTTCCGCCTTTGCCGGGGGCTCCGCTGCAAGGTCTGCCAGAAGCAGAGCGGGTGCGGGATGTTGATGAAAACGAGTCGCTCCAGGGGCCGAAGTCGACGGATGGCCGCCACCCAGGCGACGACGCCGCCCCAATCATGGGAAATCAAGGTAATCGACCGCGCGCCAGACGCGTCGATGAGGCCCGCGACGTCTCCGGTAAGAGCCGACAGCGAATAATGCTTCTTGCCCTTCGGCCGGCTCGTGGCGCCATAGCCGCGCTGATTGACGGCCCAGACGCGATAGCCCTTGGCGACGAGCGGCGCCACGAGATGGCGCCACATGACGGCGGTTTCGGGGAAGCCGTGCAGCAGAAGCGCGAGCCGCTCCCCCTCCCCCGCCTCGAAGACCTCGAAGATCACCCCGTTGGCGGGGACGAAAATGCGCCGAGCGCCGAGAAGGGCCTCGGCGTCCATCAACCGGCGAGCGCGGGGCAGCTCGGACAGGGCGCGCCGCCGGACAAGGCGCCGCAGCTCTGGCCCGCGCCCGTCTCGCCGCCAGCCGCGGGCTTGGCGATCAGCGACAGCTGCCGCTCGACATGCGCGCCGCCGCAGGCGGGGCATTCCGGCGTCTCCTCGAAACGCGCGAGCGTCTCGAACTCATGGGCGCAATCCTGGCAGCGAAAGGCGTAGAGGGGCATGGGGACTCGTGGGTTGGTAAGGTTCGCCGCATAATAGGCGTTGCCGACGCCGCGGAAAAGCCGACTAAAAAGCGCGGGCTCCTGATCCCGCCCCTGCACACACTTCGTCATGACCGGGCTTGTCCCGGCCATCCACGCCGAGGGATACGGCCGATGCCGGGCGCACTGTCCCACACGCGGGGTTTATGCCAGTAAACAATCGTCCCACAGGCTCTGGCGTCTGCACGGCGTGGATGGCCGGGACAAGCCCGGCCATGACGGTATGGGGTTGCCGTCTCGATCACGCACGACGCCGAGAGCGCTAAATGCACATTAACGATTCGCATCCCCAAGGCAGAACCAAATGACCTATCGCGCGCCGCTTTCGGACATTCTCTTTTCGCTCCGCCTCGCCGCGGGCCCCGACGCTGAGGCGCTCTACGCCGACATCGCCGACGGCGTGGCCGAGCAGACGCTGAACGAGGCCGCAAAATTTGCGGAAGGGCAGCTTCTGCCTCTCGATAGGATCGGCGACCGCGCCGGCGTCAAGTTCTCGGATGGCGCCGTGACCACCGCCCCCGGCTGGCGCGAGGCCTATGCCGGATGGCGGGAGGGCGGCTGGAACGCCATCGCTGCGAACCCCGATCACGGCGGGCTTGGCCTCCCCGCGCTGCTCAACG
This window encodes:
- the infC gene encoding translation initiation factor IF-3; protein product: MKSTAAPQKEGPRTNREIRAREVQLIDSEGKNHGVVQLLDALGMAEQAGLDLVEIAPNSTPPVCKILDYGRFRFAEQKKAAEARKKQKVVEVKEIKLRPGIDEHDYDVKMKAVQRFFEEGDKVKVTLRFRGREIAHQDIGYRLLTRVKAETAGVAKVELEPSMEGRQMVMVLAPK
- a CDS encoding alpha/beta fold hydrolase, whose translation is MDAEALLGARRIFVPANGVIFEVFEAGEGERLALLLHGFPETAVMWRHLVAPLVAKGYRVWAVNQRGYGATSRPKGKKHYSLSALTGDVAGLIDASGARSITLISHDWGGVVAWVAAIRRLRPLERLVFINIPHPLCFWQTLQRSPRQRRKSFYVALFQIPVLPDWLLSLGRGYLTAALIRNAARRPDAICDDAMDIYRDNAASPGAMTAMLNWYRRALWDAVAARAALAAPIETPTLIVWGLRDVALDRACLEGTDRYVANLRIERLPGVSHFSPEDAPQKLASIINDFL
- a CDS encoding FmdB family zinc ribbon protein, with the protein product MTKCVQGRDQEPALFSRLFRGVGNAYYAANLTNPRVPMPLYAFRCQDCAHEFETLARFEETPECPACGGAHVERQLSLIAKPAAGGETGAGQSCGALSGGAPCPSCPALAG